One Candidatus Cloacimonadota bacterium genomic window, TTTCATAGCCTCTTCCATTGTATTATAATGGTGTGGATTAGTTTGTTGCGCCAATGCCCATTGTTTATATTTTCCCAGATTGTCTCGGATATCCAGTCTATCACTATGCAAAGCTCCCTTGCTGTCAAACATCACCATCCGGGATGGATCCAAACCTTCTTGTATAAGGAAACTGGCAATCGTGCTATTGGAAGCTCCAGCACCAAATAACACACAAGAACAATTATCGATCTTTCTATTTGTAAGCTTAAGAGAGTTTATTACGCCTGCCAGAGTAACGCATGCAGTGCCTTGAGCATCATCATGCCAAACGGGAATTTTGCAACTCTCACGTAATTCATCCAATACACGGTAACAATTGGGTTGAGAGATATCTTCCAGATTCACGGCACCAACTGATGGTTCCAGCATTTTTACGAAATCTATAAGTTTTTGCGCATCCGGATTGCCCTGTTCATCTCGATTATTTACACATAGAGCTATGGCGTCGCAAGCCCCCAGATACTTCATCAGCATGGCCTTGCCTTCCATCACGCCCAAACCTCCTGTCGGACTACAGTCTCCATCTCCTAAAACCCGCGTACTGTCGCTTACAACTGCTACGAGATTGCCCCGATTGGAAAGGCTGAATGAAGCATTTTGATCATCTCTGATGGTGGTGGAAACCTTGCTTACGCCGGGAGTATACCACACATTAAACCAGTTAAAACCATAAATACCTGCCTTGGGCAAAGTTTGCATTTTACCCTTATAGAAAGCATGCATAAGCTTTGATATCTTCTTTAGAAAATCAGTTTGAGCTGCGGCAACTTTATGCTCTGGGAGATATTGCCGAAATACTT contains:
- a CDS encoding NADP-dependent malic enzyme yields the protein MKELKPDLSNLGEVFRQYLPEHKVAAAQTDFLKKISKLMHAFYKGKMQTLPKAGIYGFNWFNVWYTPGVSKVSTTIRDDQNASFSLSNRGNLVAVVSDSTRVLGDGDCSPTGGLGVMEGKAMLMKYLGACDAIALCVNNRDEQGNPDAQKLIDFVKMLEPSVGAVNLEDISQPNCYRVLDELRESCKIPVWHDDAQGTACVTLAGVINSLKLTNRKIDNCSCVLFGAGASNSTIASFLIQEGLDPSRMVMFDSKGALHSDRLDIRDNLGKYKQWALAQQTNPHHYNTMEEAMKQADLLIALSTPGPGTIKPEWIRLMAADSIVFSCANPVPEIYPYEAHQAGARIVATGRGDFPNQVNNSVGFPGILKGALMVRSSKISDGMAIAAAHSLADFARQRGINFQNIVPTMNETEVFAHVAADVSIQAISEGHAAIQMSREEVFNEVLKQINATRALCNQMMHDGHIQAPPPELVQEVFHSCLQDCKA